From one Octopus bimaculoides isolate UCB-OBI-ISO-001 chromosome 1, ASM119413v2, whole genome shotgun sequence genomic stretch:
- the LOC106877463 gene encoding uncharacterized protein LOC106877463 isoform X2: MLDNLLYGRNNVTDYKVKYIPVTLWKKLCLCFQREMKKAHLNLKFLTRERRFIRKLRQLQKHQRQMFLKLTREKLRELKRKSTRSKAVRKIDNTNLRKKILLKQSYKKYKATKFSDCPIDLEIS, encoded by the exons ATGTTAGACAATTTACTCTATGGAAGGAACAA tgtaACAGATTACAAAGTGAAATATATTCCG gtAACATTATGGAAGAAACTTTGTTTGTGTTTTCAAAGGGAAATGAAGAAGGCgcatttaaatctaaaatttctCACACGAGAGCGACGATTTATCAGAAAATTACGCCAGCTGCAAAAGCATCAAAGGcagatgtttttaaaattaacacGAGAGAAATTACGAGAACTGAAACGTAAATCAACTCGGAGTAAAGCTGTTCGTAAAATTGATAATACAAATCTacgaaagaaaattttattgaaacaatCATACAAAAAGTATAAAGCCACTAAATTTAGTGATTGTCCGATTGATTTGGAAATATCATAA
- the LOC106877463 gene encoding uncharacterized protein LOC106877463 isoform X3: protein MTKRNITSPFRFKSLLDLQKHRAKCNRLQSEIYSGNIMEETLFVFSKGNEEGAFKSKISHTRATIYQKITPAAKASKADVFKINTREITRTET from the exons ATGACTAAGAGGAACATAACCAGCCCTTTCAGGTTTAAATCATTACTAGATCTACAAAAGCACCGGGCAAAG tgtaACAGATTACAAAGTGAAATATATTCCG gtAACATTATGGAAGAAACTTTGTTTGTGTTTTCAAAGGGAAATGAAGAAGGCgcatttaaatctaaaatttctCACACGAGAGCGACGATTTATCAGAAAATTACGCCAGCTGCAAAAGCATCAAAGGcagatgtttttaaaattaacacGAGAGAAATTACGAGAACTGAAACGTAA
- the LOC106877463 gene encoding uncharacterized protein LOC106877463 isoform X1: MTKRNITSPFRFKSLLDLQKHRAKVTLWKKLCLCFQREMKKAHLNLKFLTRERRFIRKLRQLQKHQRQMFLKLTREKLRELKRKSTRSKAVRKIDNTNLRKKILLKQSYKKYKATKFSDCPIDLEIS, translated from the exons ATGACTAAGAGGAACATAACCAGCCCTTTCAGGTTTAAATCATTACTAGATCTACAAAAGCACCGGGCAAAG gtAACATTATGGAAGAAACTTTGTTTGTGTTTTCAAAGGGAAATGAAGAAGGCgcatttaaatctaaaatttctCACACGAGAGCGACGATTTATCAGAAAATTACGCCAGCTGCAAAAGCATCAAAGGcagatgtttttaaaattaacacGAGAGAAATTACGAGAACTGAAACGTAAATCAACTCGGAGTAAAGCTGTTCGTAAAATTGATAATACAAATCTacgaaagaaaattttattgaaacaatCATACAAAAAGTATAAAGCCACTAAATTTAGTGATTGTCCGATTGATTTGGAAATATCATAA